The window ATATATCCTTCCTTATATGCAATTTCCTAGTTAGCTAACATAGTTAACTATCTAAGAAATCTATGTTATTTCTCTTATGTTTAACTAAGTTATGTTAGCTAACTAGGTGCGAGAAATGCTCGAAATTATCAAAAAGCATTTTTTGGCACACCTAAAAAGTGTTTTCATATTTACAACACAACTTTTTAAATAGAATTTAGTTTTTGTTCGAACAAGTTAATAAATTAATAAAGTTAGTTTAATTTTATTAATTAAAATACCTATCTCCTTTAAAAAATTATTGTTAAGAGGAACATTCTTACTGGTCTAAAATGTCTGTGTTACCTTACAAGAAGATGTTAAAGAAGCATTTAAAAGTTCAAATATTATTATTGACAAGCGAGAAAAAATTACTATTAAAAAAATTAAACAAATTGTTGCCGAATATTATAATATTCCTGTTAAGTTGCTAATTAGTAAAACTAGAGTTGCAAACATTACGATTGCCCGTCATTTAGCAATGTTTTTAGCACGAACGCTTATTGATGAACCGTTTTCACGGATTGGGATTGAATTTGGTGGTAAAGACCATTCAACAGTAATGAATGCCTGTCAAAAAATTGAGATTTTAATTAAAAATAATAAAGAATTTGCTAAAGTAGTTCATTTGCTAATTGCTAAATGTCAAGGATAAACTTTTTTAAACCAAAAAAGTTATTAACAAAATTATCAACAAATTATTAACACTAAAAATGTGTGA is drawn from Spiroplasma endosymbiont of Clivina fossor and contains these coding sequences:
- a CDS encoding helix-turn-helix domain-containing protein — protein: MKQIVAEYYNIPVKLLISKTRVANITIARHLAMFLARTLIDEPFSRIGIEFGGKDHSTVMNACQKIEILIKNNKEFAKVVHLLIAKCQG